The Bacteroides ovatus genomic interval AGTCGATAGTTGCTCCAAGAGCCATAAAAAGTTTTATATTGAACATCTGACTACGATATTTAGCTATCCACTTTTCTTGTTTTGGAGCACCAACTCCCACTAATAATACAGTTGCACCGGAAGCATTTATTATATCAATCAATTCCATGCATTCTTTTTCATTCTTCTCAAATCCAAAAGACGGAGAATGAGTACCAACAACAATCTGCCTCCCTACTTTCCTGTTTATATTTTCCATTGCTTTATTAGCAACTCCTTTAGCAGCACCCAATAAAAAGATTCTGCAATCAGGATCATTGGCATGATAATTGTAAAATGCCGGAAAGAAACTTGAACCAGGAATAGCTTCAGGTATCGGATGTTTTAACAGTTTGGATATCCAATACAAAATCCGACTGTCGGACACCACCCAATCCGCTTGCCGATAGCTCTCATAAAATTCCCGATCATGTTGAAGCTTTACTAAGTGGTCAATATTGGGAGTATAAAGAACTCCCTCATTCAACTCACACAAAAGTCTATTTTGTGTAAAAGGCTGAATATCAATATTTAAAAAACAGATTCTATTTTCAGCTATCATTTGCTTTGATTTTTCTTTTATCTTCAAATAATCTTTATTCTTTTCAAAATCAAGTGATATAGAAAAGCTATAAAATATGAAAGGACTAGTGAGATAATAGCTATTATCACGGTAGACATTCCAAACTGATGCATATAATAAGAAGTACAACTAAAGACCAATATATGCACTAAATACCATTCGTAAGAAATTTTGTTTGTGAATATAAATACATTATTAATGAACTTGATCTTTAGTTTGTAGATAATCAGTAATACAGATAAATATCCCATCATAGAAGGAACATCATTATATAGTTTCCATATTCCTCCTTTTAGCCCAGCAAATCCCGTAAGAATTATACCTATCATACAAATTGGAATCAACACCTTAAAGCTCGGTATACAAAATTTCGCCGAGTTAGATTTATAATATGTAGCCAAATGTATGCCTAAAACAAATTCCCATAAATACTGCAAGAAAAAACTGTTCCACACACGTATCTCATTCTTTCCCAATACCGCCACAATCGTAGCCCATGCCAGACTTACTAACAATGCGTATATCACACCCTTGGGCCTATTAAATAATTTCAACACCCAAAACCATACTATATAAAACTGAAAGAGTGTTGAAATGAACCACATTTGACCTCCTAAAGAACTCTCTAAGTCATTAAAAAACATCTTGAAAAAAAACAGATGGCTTAGTACTTGAAGTATTTTATTCGGTGATGTATCGTAAAATGGAATCATAGCACTTACCAATACAACAATCAGGTATGGCAAATACACTTTAGTAAATCACCGTTTTATAAATTGGGAATATGTAAGCGGTTTGTTCAAATATGATAGACAAAGCCCAAACCCACTACATAAAATAAATATATGTACTCCCGCCCCTCCAAAAGAGGAAGCCTTCATGAAAAGAGGATTAATTGGATAGCTCTGTAGCAAGTGCATTAATACAATGGTAAAAATAGAAAAGCCTCGTAGAAAATCAATAATTTCTAACCGTTGTTTCATATTCTACTATTTATATCTAACTTAAACTTACTAATTGACTTAAAACACTTTAGATATACCATAAATTGATCCATCAATCCGCAAAAATATTTTACATTATTATTTAACAATAAATACTCATCTCTTATTTTACAATCCTTTTTTTCATTTGGCAATCAACATGCTTATATCTCTTTCATTTTACTTATCAACATTCGTGAGATTTCATCAGAGTCATATTGATGAGCAGTCTTTACAGCCTGTATTCTCATTGTATTTCGTTGTTCATCAGTAAGTTTATAAAAATAAGTAATCCTTTCCGCCAACTCATGACTATTGCCAGACTCAAATAAGAAACCTGTTATTCCATCCTTAATATATTCGGGTAAACAACCTATATTAGAACCAATTACAGGACACCCGCAAGCCATAGCTTCTATTCCTACAAGACCCAAACTTTCATAAAGCATTGTAGGAAATATCATTACATCAGATTGGTTATATAATTCATTTAACTCTTGATGTGTTTTAGGACCGAGATAACAACAGCAATCTGATAAATTAAACTCTTTAATCTTTTTATTTAAAAGTTCTGTTTGGCCCCCATAACCAACAAATAAAACTCTTTTTCCCGAGATTTCTCCACTCAATTTCAATTCCCCAATAGCATCAACTAAAACATCCCATCCTTTTCCTGCATCTATTCTTGATACATAAACAATTGTCCCTATTGACATTATATGACTATTTAAGCAAGTAAATACATTTTTATCTACACCTCCGGATGCACTCACAAACAATTGATTCAAAGAAATTCCCGGAATCTTATTTAAAACAATATTCTTGAAATATTCCGATGGTACTACTATCAAGTCGGAATTAATAAGCAGCGGAAATGCAAGGCTTAATAGCTTCTCTGATGTTTTATCAATCGTGACGATATCCCCCCCATGGATATTCATAACCAGTTTAAATTTCCTAAAGCACCTACAGAATCGTAATGCTGGAGCGGAATGTGTTATTTGATGATTATAAATAAAATCATATTTCGTAAAAAGCGTCTTATAGATGATGGCAAAATAAAAAATAATATACTTATATACTTTAACTATAAAGCTATTAGAACGACCTCGAATAAAACAGCAAT includes:
- a CDS encoding glycosyltransferase family 4 protein, with product MKILLISNMYPSEKDKTYGTFVKMFKESIEHNTNDIVFDCCFIRGRSNSFIVKVYKYIIFYFAIIYKTLFTKYDFIYNHQITHSAPALRFCRCFRKFKLVMNIHGGDIVTIDKTSEKLLSLAFPLLINSDLIVVPSEYFKNIVLNKIPGISLNQLFVSASGGVDKNVFTCLNSHIMSIGTIVYVSRIDAGKGWDVLVDAIGELKLSGEISGKRVLFVGYGGQTELLNKKIKEFNLSDCCCYLGPKTHQELNELYNQSDVMIFPTMLYESLGLVGIEAMACGCPVIGSNIGCLPEYIKDGITGFLFESGNSHELAERITYFYKLTDEQRNTMRIQAVKTAHQYDSDEISRMLISKMKEI
- a CDS encoding WecB/TagA/CpsF family glycosyltransferase, whose amino-acid sequence is MIAENRICFLNIDIQPFTQNRLLCELNEGVLYTPNIDHLVKLQHDREFYESYRQADWVVSDSRILYWISKLLKHPIPEAIPGSSFFPAFYNYHANDPDCRIFLLGAAKGVANKAMENINRKVGRQIVVGTHSPSFGFEKNEKECMELIDIINASGATVLLVGVGAPKQEKWIAKYRSQMFNIKLFMALGATIDFEAGNIKRAPILFQKMAMEWFYRFLREPKRLFRRYFIDDVCFFYYFAKQLLGRYKDPFA